The genomic window CCAGGCCAGCACGGCCGGTGCGCTCGGCCTGGCCGCGACCGGTATCGCCACGGCCTACCTCGACGTCATCGCCATCACCGCCGTCTACGAGTGGGTACCCGCGGCGGTCGGCCTCATCATCGCCGGTCTGGTCGCGATCGGCGGCCTCCTGCTCGCCCGGGCCTGGGACAGCGAGCTGCTCGGTGGCATCGCCGTCCTCGGCGTGGCCGCGCTCGCACCGGGGATCGCCCACGACCAGATGCTGCTCGTGGGGCAGTTCCTCCTGGTGTTGACGCTCGCCTCGTGGCCGGCCCAGATCTCGCGGCGGTGGCACGTGCTCGAGCTGGTCCGGATCATCCCCACCGCGACCGTCATCGCCCTGTTGCCGGCCTTCGCCGAGCCGATCGGCACGGTCATCCTGCTCGCCGTCGTACTGGCCGGGTTCGTCCTCGCGACCAGCCTTGCGGGCGTGAAGGTCGACAGGATTCCGGCACAGACCGGGATCGCGGTCCCGATCGTCGCCGTGCCGGTGCTCTCCGCCGCCCTGGGATCGCAGCGGGCGACCGGTGCCACCCTGATGATCGGGCTGACCCTCGCACTCGTCGTCGTCGCGGCCGTCACGGCGGGACGTCGCAGGAGGGAGGGCGTCGGCTCGGACACGCTGCTCCTGGCCGGGTGCTGCCTGTACACGGCGGGGGTCACGTCCTTGGTGTCCGCGGCACTCCTGACGGACGGAAGCGGCTGGGTCACCCCGGCGCTGCTCGTGGTCTGCGTGCTGTGGGCCGGTGCCGCACTCGCGCTCCGCGACCGCACCGTCCTGGGCGCCACCCTGCTGACGTGCGTCCTGCCGCTGCTGCTCACAGCGGCCCTCGTGCCCTACGCGATCGACCGCGGCCTGGCGAGGCAGGTCGAGCCCGCCCATCTCGCGGCGGCCGCGCTCGCCGTCGTCCTCCTGCTCCTCCTTGCCCAGACCCTCGCCAAGGTCCACCCGCGGGTGACGGTCGCGGTGCGGGCCCTGCTCGCGGGGGCGCTCCTCGGCGCGGGCGGTGCCGTCATCATCGCCGGCGCCCTGGTGGGCAGCCTGGCCGAGGACCCGCAGGGTGGTTTCACGGCCGGCCAGACCGGCGCGACGGTCCTGTGGCTGTCGACGGCTGCCGTGCTCCTGCTGCGTGGCCTGCGCGGCTCGGCCGTCGCCGTCCCGGCGGGTTTGGCCATCACGGCCCTGAGCGTCGGCAAGCTGCTCTTCTTCGACCTGTCCTTCCTCGACGGTGTCCCCCGGGTGCTCAGCTTCATCGTGGGCGGTCTCATCGTGCTCGGCATGGGCGCCGGCTATGCACAAGCACTCGAGCGGTCGCGTCGGGAGCCGGGTGCTGTGGACAACTCCGAGAGCGATCCGCGTGATGCCCATACGGTCTGAGGGAGCGCCGGATCGACCGGCCCTGATCACCGAAGGGGACAGTATGAGCAGCTTCACCGTCAACACCGAGCGCATCGCGGGCAGCGCCTCCGACATCTCGCAGATCTCCGAGGAGGTCGAGAGCTCCGTCGCCGCGATGATGACCCGCCTGACCCAGCTGCAGAGCGACTGGACCGGCGCGGCCTCGGGCTCCTTCCAGGAGTTGGTCAGCGACTGGCGCGCCACGCAGCGCACGGTCAAGGAGAGCCTCGACGAGATCTCCCGCGTCCTGGCCGAGGCCGGCCAGACCTACGCCTCCACCGAGGACGGGGTCAAGGCGTCCATGGGGCGCTGAGGATCGGCCGACCTCACTCCGTGGCGATGGCCTCGAGCACGTCCATCCGGGACGCCCGCCAGGCGGGGATGACCGCGGCCAGCACCCCGACGATCCCGGCGAGCCCGACGAAGAGCGCCAGCTGCGCCCATGGGATCGCCAGCTCGGTGATGCCGTCCTCGGCGAGGGCCCGCTGGATCGCGACGCCGGAGACGACACCCAGGACGATGCCCAGCAGCGCGCCGAGGAGCGCGATGGCGATCGACTCCAGCCAGATCATGCCTTGCAGCTGTCGGCGCGAGAGCCCGACTGCGCGGAGCAGCCCCACCTCACGGGTGCGCTCGAGGACGGAGAGCCCAAGGGTGTTGACGATGCCCAGGACGGCAATGACGATCGCCAGCCCCAGCAGCGCGTAGATGAGGTACAGCAGCTGGTTGATGAAACCGCGCTGCTCATTGGCGAAGGCGTCCTGGTCCTTCAGGGTCACCAGGGGCTGGGCCGAGATGAGCTCCTTGATGTCCTGCGCGACCGCCTCCCTGTCGGCTCCGTCCTCGACGAAGACGAAGGCCATGCGGTCCGCGTCCTGACCGCCCATCGCCTCGACCGTGTCGAGGGAGAGGATCACGTCGGATGAGCCGAGGATCGGCGAGTCCCCGAAGAACCCCGCGATCTCCAGGTCCCGAGTCTGCC from Janibacter cremeus includes these protein-coding regions:
- a CDS encoding DUF2339 domain-containing protein; this encodes MSMSGDSTLQSVRALEDQFAEAMSRMYVVGNDLARLRARLDHEVSPQQWVPAAEAEVPIGGPTGAVPHVAPPAAPVATGAGVPAAPAAPGTVTAPPVAHAPFAGAQPPKAPPGRPPLPATPWWQRDGLVARLLAVVGTGITLIGVAFLLALAIQMGFFGPLARVVSGTLLAAGLVIAAIIVRRRQASTAGALGLAATGIATAYLDVIAITAVYEWVPAAVGLIIAGLVAIGGLLLARAWDSELLGGIAVLGVAALAPGIAHDQMLLVGQFLLVLTLASWPAQISRRWHVLELVRIIPTATVIALLPAFAEPIGTVILLAVVLAGFVLATSLAGVKVDRIPAQTGIAVPIVAVPVLSAALGSQRATGATLMIGLTLALVVVAAVTAGRRRREGVGSDTLLLAGCCLYTAGVTSLVSAALLTDGSGWVTPALLVVCVLWAGAALALRDRTVLGATLLTCVLPLLLTAALVPYAIDRGLARQVEPAHLAAAALAVVLLLLLAQTLAKVHPRVTVAVRALLAGALLGAGGAVIIAGALVGSLAEDPQGGFTAGQTGATVLWLSTAAVLLLRGLRGSAVAVPAGLAITALSVGKLLFFDLSFLDGVPRVLSFIVGGLIVLGMGAGYAQALERSRREPGAVDNSESDPRDAHTV
- a CDS encoding WXG100 family type VII secretion target: MSSFTVNTERIAGSASDISQISEEVESSVAAMMTRLTQLQSDWTGAASGSFQELVSDWRATQRTVKESLDEISRVLAEAGQTYASTEDGVKASMGR